The Montipora foliosa isolate CH-2021 chromosome 1, ASM3666993v2, whole genome shotgun sequence genome has a window encoding:
- the LOC137976115 gene encoding uncharacterized protein has protein sequence MTPASLFAQGLTVLCIAFHSPMISLASQERKDARVVLQPVRGQLMLSSGRIKLGEVYLSGGTALRGERGETGPQGDKGSQGPKGEKGDSCTYEHKSIKFVSRFIPTSFPVTCNERLEGEVKYDKNSGMLKICSRKHWLQLQTVPLGEINNSPPRKSCLQILLNGESRGNGMYWINPVGKENTRNAFRAYCDMTTSGGGWTLVAKVTDDYSWVCPDRDGGMCSGSKTNPLYGNLFHDIHQRDTVDLSIKNDADAGVHLNNSLIRMLFLSGRQSVRLTFVGTANDWTPSEDAYAVFNPSKRNSMFVDHAWGQYALDKVDYTWNIIKHARKDKTFTGRIICWGNKVTHSYRFYDHGLHVGSPAAANKPCLLDSNQNEVMLKSHYATIQDTPLKARWDIAQFGFLGAHYVQVPNKRIAVWVR, from the exons ATGACTCCCGCCTCGCTTTTCGCTCAAGGACTTACCGTGCTATGTATTGCTTTTCATTCCCCAATGATTTCGCTCGCGTCCCA AGAGCGTAAGGATGCAAGAGTAGTTCTACAACCGGTGCGTGGCCAGCTTATGCTATCCTCTGGAAGGATCAAACTTGGAGAGGTGTATTTGTCAGGAGGTACTGCTCTGCGAGGAGAAAGG GGTGAAACCGGACCTCAAGGAGACAAAGGAAGCCAAGGCCCCAAG GGTGAAAAAGGAGACAGTTGCACATATGAACACAAAAGCATCAAGTTCGTATCGCGTTTTATTCCTACATCCTTCCCTGTAACTTGCAATGAACGGCTTGAAGGTGAAGTTAAGTACGATAAAAACTCTGGGATGCTGAAAATTTGCAGCAGGAAGCACTGGTTACAGCTGCAGACTGTCCCACTGGGAGAGATTAACAATTCACCTCCCAGAAAGTCTTGCCTACAAATATTGCTCAATGGAGAGAGTCGAGGCAATGGTATGTACTGGATAAACCCAGTTGGCAAGGAAAACACGCGCAATGCATTTCGTGCTTACTGTGATATGACCACATCGGGAGGAGGCTGGACTCTGGTTGCAAAAGTAACCGATGACTACAGTTGGGTGTGTCCTGACCGAGATGGGGGCATGTGTTCAGGCTCCAAGACCAATCCTTTGTATGGCAATCTATTCCATGACATTCATCAAAGGGACACCGTTGATTTGTCCATCAAAAACGATGCTGATGCCGGAGTCCATTTAAACAACTCGCTTATTCGGATGCTTTTCTTATCTGGCCGTCAGTCTGTTCGGCTTACCTTTGTTGGCACAGCCAATGATTGGACGCCGTCGGAAGACGCCTACGCCGTCTTCAACCCCAGCAAAAGGAATTCAATGTTTGTGGATCATGCGTGGGGCCAGTACGCTTTGGACAAAGTGGATTATACTTGGAATATCATTAAACACGCTCGGAAAGACAAGACATTCACTGGGAGGATCATCTGTTGGGGAAACAAGGTGACACACTCATACCGTTTTTATGACCATGGTCTTCACGTGGGCTCCCCAGCCGCTGCAAACAAACCATGTCTACTTGACAGCAATCAAAATGAAGTCATGCTCAAGAGTCACTATGCAACAATACAAGATACTCCTCTCAAAGCGCGCTGGGATATAGCTCAGTTTGGCTTCCTTGGAGCTCACTATGTTCAGGTGCCGAACAAACGCATTGCAGTATGGGTACGCTGA